The Leptolyngbya sp. CCY15150 genome contains a region encoding:
- a CDS encoding class I SAM-dependent methyltransferase, with the protein MVWVAIALLQPTNAQGYTYRSIHSPDGIGKFYMGREIAKVMGHQEALWLERPERLTREQPQDAIAALQLNPTDVIADVGAGTGYFSFRMAAQVPQGQVLAVDIQPEMIDILDFLIADQQVTNVQPILGSETDPHLPPESIDLALMVDAYHEFAYPQEIMTRIVESLKPGGRVALLEYRQENPLIAIKGLHKMSQRQVRREMAAVGLEWLETLDTLPQQHVILFQKPSLVSLRRDEGYEN; encoded by the coding sequence ATGGTTTGGGTGGCGATCGCCCTCCTGCAGCCGACCAATGCCCAAGGGTATACCTATCGCTCGATCCATAGCCCCGATGGCATTGGTAAGTTCTACATGGGGCGAGAAATTGCCAAGGTGATGGGGCATCAAGAGGCCCTGTGGCTAGAGCGCCCCGAGCGTTTGACCCGTGAGCAACCCCAGGACGCGATCGCTGCCCTGCAGTTAAACCCCACCGATGTGATCGCCGACGTGGGCGCGGGTACCGGCTACTTTAGTTTTCGCATGGCCGCCCAAGTGCCCCAAGGGCAAGTGTTGGCGGTGGATATCCAGCCAGAAATGATTGATATATTGGACTTTTTGATTGCAGATCAGCAAGTGACCAACGTACAGCCCATTCTGGGCAGCGAGACCGATCCTCACCTGCCGCCTGAGTCCATCGACCTAGCTCTGATGGTTGATGCCTACCATGAATTTGCCTATCCTCAGGAAATCATGACCCGTATTGTAGAATCTCTGAAGCCAGGGGGACGGGTAGCACTGCTGGAATATCGGCAAGAAAATCCGCTGATCGCCATCAAAGGGCTCCATAAAATGAGCCAGCGCCAAGTGCGTCGCGAGATGGCAGCGGTGGGTCTAGAGTGGCTAGAAACCCTTGATACGCTGCCCCAACAGCATGTGATCCTGTTTCAAAAACCATCCCTGGTATCGCTGCGCAGGGATGAAGGCTATGAGAACTAG